GTTGACTCTCCAGCTAAGCCCTACTAACACgtgttaatatctacaacttgaagcaagtgaaaaatattactagtctaaatgatgtctttactcatgtaataggaacatggacatatttgaacatgatgcaatagtgtccggtactcggGGACACTTTTCTGGACGGtgaaaattttcatcaaaattcatctTAAAAATACTTCGtccaaaaacgtgttcaaatgatcaaatatagtttgtatgaatcatcaatgatcatattttgtgtataatATAACCCGGATAATTagagagtttttcgttaaatgacttatgtgtccggcactggtcGGACAGGCTTTCCAAATGTACCGCATCAGTGGGGGATCTCTCCATATAGGTGTCGAAATCGGCTGGAAAACCGAACTAATTCCAGCAACCATAGGTAATAATATCATGGTTACATTTCGATTGATCTTCCTGGTATTTGGGACGGGGTCACTACCAGACGAGCTCTTCTTGGTAACCTATATGAATAAGTAGAGCATTTCTGGATTCCAGTTGGGATTTGGTTGGCACAATATTTTGCTCGTTACCCTCCAAAGTCCAAATAAAATCTTCGATAATCAGATACAaggattataaaaaaaatacgggtTGGAAGAAAAATCACTGCCGATTCTAGTCAAAGCTGATTTGATCTTTTCTATTTTATTAACCCTtgaatgcgcaatgttgttttaaaacaacaaaccaaaaatacgtttaatgtgcATAAAAATTTACAAGATTATTTacttttaaggtgattatacaatcaagccatgtggtgaatttcaaattcaccacacggttttctactcatattatcaaaagttcaaaaccagcgtaatattgtttgtacaatgctgaaattgaagtcgattgcttagcatgagtaatcaaacgatctacagatgttgtgatccccatgggcgttgttgttctctcaattcatgctcttgaaaaatcactagaaaaagcacgtggtttccaagatggccgatttgtggctttgttgtataactaCCTTAAAATgttttggaggattttttttaaaatcgcCTAACGCCAAATTCAGTACTTAGTCGcactttttctaattttataataattagATGCATTGCCTTTTAATATCAAACTTACCTTTTCTCACATCCATTTTATTTAAACAATtctatgaactttttttttcaaaatgagtcGAGGTTTGATGAACAAAATCAACGTTGATTTTGTTCGTCAAACCTCGACTCATTTTGAAAATGGGCCCATTGGAAGCACAAAGTTCATAGAACGGCTTAGATTAGTTCGAATCGCACCCGAAAACCCACCACTGTGAACGCGCGGGCAAACAAACAGGGTTGCGCCGAAAACGCCCGAATATAATTTACGACCTGCGACCGACGGGTTCTCATGTATATGCGCTACATCACGCGGCTAATGCTGCTCTCTCCACGCACCGTCCGACAGTGATTTCTATTTGATGAGGTGAGCAACTCGCGGAGCGGAATCGTAGACGAAGGTCTGCCGGTAGAAGGGCAGCGCACCAGCAGGCGGCGGCCGCGGTGGATTCAACCTGATTCCGTCGCGCACGGCATTTATGACGGCAGAGGGCGGACACCAGCGAAAGAGGTATCTATTTATAACAAAAGATGGAATTGAAGTCACGATCAGTCAACCCTGGCCGAGGAATTCTTTTCTTCGAGGGACTGTGAGGTTGTGTTGAAGAAATGGAGCAAAACGATCTGAGTTTGTTTTCATCAATTGAGAGTTGTATTTCGTTCTTTTTCTTCCGttagaaataaattattatccTATAATCAAATatacaaatttttgtatggagctCTAGGGCTTGCAGTGTGTAGTTGCTTTTTTGTATTCTCAATATACATCTAATGGCGGTAACTAATAACTCTGTCGCGTCTCCTTTTCCTTTCtgtaacatatttaattttcccATGGAGACTCGCCGAAATTATTATCAAGTAGTAGTTCGGCTATGCAGGCCGATTTTTGTTTAAATATATGAAATTTATTTATGTAGCTTTGTTATCTGGCATTGAATACACTTAAGATTAATAGTCAATTTATTTCGTTCAGTTAATAATAGTAATTTATAAAAACTAGTATCACGTTTATTAAGTCATAATTGTTCTCTTCTTGGGCATTCTCTTCGTTTCTGAAGTACACTCGTTCCGAAAATGGGGGTTAAAATAGTTTCTAGCGTATGACATTTTTCGATTCCGATTTCAATCCTATATAATAGTATCTTTGAGCGAATCATAATACACCGTTAATTATATTTGGCAAATAAGAAATGCAGCAAGCGTAAAATCCTTGCCTTATTTGTGTAATCAATGTAACGTTCctgtaacatttttatgaaAACGAACTGAATTGACTCGATCCATAACATGACTATGAGATTTGTTGGTTTGTTTACTGTACAAATATACACATTTCACACAGAGTAACTGAGAGTTAAGCTAACATAATTGTATACAACTACAAAACAAAGTAGCAGTTTAGTCTAGTGGTTCACAGGCATATCTTACACGAAATAAGCTCTTCCGTTGCGTCCCATCTGGGGCGTCTCCGGTATCGTGGAGTACACGTGACCAAGCGAGGCACTGGAGCGGCTCATGTTGTAGTGGGACTGCGGAGCCTCGTAATGCTGCGACGAAGCCGAGGAGGACTCGTCCTCCGTGTTGCAGGTACTCTGTGAAGGTGTACTCTGAGGTACGGCTACCGGCATGGCCACTCCCGGATGACTGATTTTGCACCACTGATCCAAAGCAGTCGGAGCCGGAGTGTACCGAAGGTTGGGGCTCCGCGTAATGTCGCCCAACTTTTTCAGCGTTCGATCCTTGTTGACGTCCGGTAGGGCGTACCGAAGCTTGTCCCAGAATTTACGTTCACCCCAGCATGCAACGGTGCACGTTCGTATCAGAAGATTCATGATGGGATCCATGGCCACCAGTTCCACGGGTGCAGTCAGCACGACCACAATCTTGTGTCTCCGGTAAGCTGGCCGAATGTTTTCAATCACCGATTGCAGAGCAACACGAAACTGGGGCTGAGACCACTCGTTTTGCAAAAAGTTCATCGACACCACTAAGATAACCTTCTTCGAAGCATCCGCTGCATTCTGCAGTGAATCCGAGAGGAACGTATTCGAATGAACATCCCGATGATGTAGACAAATCGAATAACCGTAGTGCTGCAACTCCGCTCCCAATAGTCTTCCAACGAACTCGTTATCGTGAATGCTGTACACAACGTAGCTATCGTAAAGTTTGTCGCTGTCCTGCTGGTTGCTGGCCATTATAATTGGATCCTTCACTAATCGCACACCATACTTGGCATGCGCCCACAGCCGCACATCTTGCCGGAAGACACAAGCCAGTGCCACTATCAGTGCCGTCCCGATAATTGCCACAATTATTGCGGCCAAGAGTGGAACGTACCCACCTCCAATCAGTCCGTGCCCCATCAGCACCGTACGATGCACCGCTGGTGGGGCCACTTCGTTGTCAAACTCCATCCGACTTTCACAGGAACTAATAACATCGCCAACCACTCGATTGTCCGAACAAATCATTCGATCAATGTCGAAATCACCGCTAACGTCTCTGATCCACCTTTGCAGTTTGTGCAACGATTCGCAATCACATTTCCACCTATTCCCTTCCAGAGAAACCTGCCGCAACGACCCCGTCTCTGACGCCGCAGTCAATGCTTGCCAAGGCGAAAATCCACTTATTTTATTGTCACTCAGATTGAtcacttccaaaaacttcagatTCTCGAAAGCTTTGTCACCAACGTAGCCAATTTTGTTATGGTCCAAATACAGTTCATTCAAATTGGTCAATTGATCAAACTCAAAACCACGCAGTTCTTCAATGTAATTGTTCTCCAGGTGCAACACTCTTAAACTTGGAATCCCATTAAATGTCCTATTATGCACATTAGCGATGTTACTATTGTTCAGATAAAGCACTTCCAATTTCTTCTTCCCGATAAACTGATGACTTCCCAGCTGTTTCAAATCATTACCGTCCAGATAGATGGTGGTGGCATCCATCGGAATATGCTCGGGAACCTCAGTATAGTCAGCATTGCCGCAATCGACAATGTTTGTCTTCCAGGTATGGTCATGGTAGCAACTACACCGATCCGGGCAAGTCATCTTACAATCACAAGCATCAAAATCACAACAATGGCACGTAGCGAAGCAATGCGTTTCATACTGGCACAGGAAATCGTGTGTGTTCAAATCCATCAACGGACGGATCGACGCCCCCCGTTCATGCTCCATGGTACACATCACCGTGTCCAAATCCATCACCCGGGCATGCTGCCGCTTATGGGACAGCTTATTGATACCCTGCAGCCACTCCATCGTGCAGTCGCAATGAATCGGATTGTCGCCAATGTAGAACTGTGGCATGTCTCTGTCGTCTCCAACTCGAGTCAACGCCAACGCTCCAATCTCCAACTTCTTAATATAATTACCATACAGCACCACCTTTTCAAGGTTCTTCTTATTCAGAAACGTACCCGCTGCGACTTCCTCCAAAATATTGTTATTCAAAAACAGCGTCTCAATGCTATCCGGAATGTTTTTGTTATCCACCGACACCAGCCGGTTGAACGAAACGTCCAACATCTTGATTTGCAGATTGTTCAAGTCGTAATAATTTCCCAGCTCGGTGATATTGTTCTGATGCATATCCAACCACTCCAGCGACGGCGGCAGATGACTGTAATCAAAGTTCCGAATCTGATTATCCGACACATTCAGAAAGACGAGCGCCGGCAGCGATGTAAACACCCCGCTGATGTCCTCCAGCTCGTTGTTATCCAACCGAATCGCTCTAATCGTCGGATTTGAGCTGAACGCCGATTGATCGATGTGACGAATCTGATTCGAAGCCAAATTGAGCACGTGCAGCGACGAAAGGGTAACGAATGCGTCCCGGGAAATGTTCGTAATTCGATTTTCCACCAGCCGGAGGCCGAGCAATTGTTCCAGACCCTCGAAGGATGCGTTGTAGACGGTGACGATTCGATTTTTACCGAAATCGAGCGATTTCAGGAAGCGCAGTTTGCCGAGCCCTTCCGGAATTtccgtcaaacggttgtcattcAAGTTGAGGTCATTAAGGTTGGTAAGATTTTCCAAGGCTCGGGGATGCATCGACTCGATGACGTTGGATTCTATGTAGAGCTGGTTGAGGACGTACAACTCGCTGAAGTGGTGCTGATCGATTCGTTTCAGCTTGTTGTTCGATAGGGTAAGTGCGACGAGATTTTTCAGATCACTGAATGCATTGTCGGCAATGGTTTCAATCAGATTGGACTCAAGGTTCAGCACCTGGAGGCTGTAGAGCTCACGGAATACGTGTCGGTCGATTTTTGTGAGGCTATTGAAGCTGATGTCCAGCACTACAAGACGTTTGAGGCCGGCAAAAGTATCCCGGTTGATCCATTCGGATGTGAGTTCATTGCGGGACAGATCCAGGATTTCGAGCCGATCAAGGCCTTCCAACAAGCCAGGAGCCAGGACTGAGAGTGAATTATTCTGCAGGTAAATCTGACGGAGCTCACGAGGAGATTGGAACAGCTCCGGAGGAAGAGCAACCAGTTTGTTGCTTGACATGTTTAGGACTTTCAGTGAACCGAGGCCGACAAAAGAGCGATCAGCCAAAGAGTTCATGAGATTGTCCTGGAGCAGTAAAATGTTGAGCGATCGCAATGATGATAAGCCATTATCAGGCAGTGTTAAAATATCGTTGTAAGAGAGATCGAGAACTTCCAAACCGGTGTTGCAGGCTTTGCCGGGTGCGGTTGGTCCATTCCCCCAGTCGGAGAATCCAAGCTGGGAAATGTCAGTGAGTCGATTTTTAGTCAGATTCAGCTGCCGCAAGGAAAACAGTGGACAAAATACGTCCGTTGGCAAGCTCCAAATGTTATTATCGGCCAGATCGAGTCGTTTGAGCTCAGTAAGCCCACGGAAACTTTCCGGGTGAAACTCCAAATTCATTGCGGACCAATCGGTGTTGTGAGTCCTTAGCGAAAGCGAGCGGAGGTCCCTCAGAGTTGATAGGACCATCGAAGGCACGTACTTTATTTTACAGTATTCGATCTTGAGGTCGCGTAGGCGTTTCAGGGAACCAAGGAATGCACCCGAATGTTGATTGGCTTCAAGAGAGCTCTcgaaaaacaaaatatcacTGCACTCGAGCTTGAGCGAATTGATGCGCTCGATTTGGTAGGAGCTCAAATTACGCATCAGGGTGTCAGTGCCGCCGATTGTTTTCAGCTTACAGGAAAGGACAGTCGTCACGGTATTTTCGTCTTCTGCATTCTCGTCGAACACCCGCTGCCATTTGCATCCCTTCGGTGCGATGTCCATTCGACTCATCAGTGTAGAGCGGGCGGCAATAGATGCCACCAAAGTGAGGAATAGCAAACTTTTCAGAAAATCCATCGTTGAGTAGATCATTTCTTCGGTAAACAGGAATCAATACGTAGGAAGGAGCTGGGTAACCCACACGCAGTTTAAACACATGAAGACACTAATTTTGGCTGTTTGGGACCAAACACGAACTAATTATCTCCCCCAAATCACTTTAACAATCACTTCTAGTCGTTGACTCTAAATTCATTTTTGTGCCAATTATTTCATTGGATTATAATTTCGATCATTCCGATTCGCGCACTTTTCATCCGCCGTGATAATTGCTTCCCACACTCTGGTTCGCTCTTCTGTGTTTGATCGCTTCAAAGTCACACGTTTTTCATTTCATCTTCTCATCACTTCTCGGCAGACAGCATCTTTTCTTATCGCTTGCGTAACACACCGAAACATATCACACTCATTTGTTATAGCGGCAAGAAATCGTTGTAGCCGTTTCCAGAAACTTAACAATCCTCCACGAGATAAACCACTTTCCGTCGCACCAGTTTCAATGCGAAACACTagtatttgaatattttggaaactGTGTCTCTCCCTCACTCACTCTCTTATAAGCAGTTTCAAGAGATGGGGGTGTTATAAATCGGTCATTCAAACTGCACAAGTCTCGGACGATTGTATTTTTGCGTCCTATTCCGAGGAGGGTCGAAGTTGTAACTGAAGTTTGGTTCTCTGATTTTGGCAGCAAGATAGAAAAATTTGGATAACCACTATTTTGTGCAAGGGCCAGCGATGAATAGCACTGGTGGGGGAAACCCGAGAGAGCACGAATGCACCCGAAGAGCGCGAATCGAATGAATTACTCTCCGATCCTCTTCATCGGCTCATTCGTTGGAGGGGAAGTTGGATGAACACTCCCAGTCCAACTCTTCCTCTCCCTCAAATCCAATTCACTCTCTCGCTCTGGCGGGACGTCTCTTGTTGGGATAAATTCACCCGCAGGGCCAAGTGCACTCGGTTGATTGCATGGTAAACCCTCATAATTTTCCATCTCTTGCTTCATTATCTTCGTCGTCCTACCCGTACAGCCTCCTCCTCTCTTTCCACCGCACCGAATAGGTCGAATATTCCCACCAACCCTGTGACCATGCATTTTGCTTCGGTTTTCGGTCCCTCGTCAGGTCCTTTTCGCTGCGACTGCGAGGGTCCTCTCTCGTCAAGTCCCCTTCACACGGTCCTTCGTCCGTCGTCATCGGGTTCGTCCATCCTTGCCTGCCCGCTTCGCTGCATGTAGAATAGCTAACAGATGCAACGACAAACAACGGCGAAAGGATACCCTCAGGTAGCCTAGCCGGCCTGGGACAGAACCAATGGAAAAGAGAAACTATTTCAGTTTTCAGGCTCTCCGAGGATACCTGATAGCAGCAGCGGACTCTCCACGCTGCAAGGAATCTGTTTTGGAAGCCAAGAAGGCACAAATGTTTACTTTCTTAAGAACTACGGTTACCATCGGCCGCCAGGCTTTGCAAAAGAAGAAGCTCCGCTTTTgtgttttgtgtttttatttcatttagcTAGAGAGAAGGCTAATTTTGGGATCATAAAAGCGGAGAAATTTAATTACGAACCAACTTCCATGCTCTGGTTCGAGTTTGGAGTGTAATTCGGATAAGGATGGTGTGAGATGCGCGCCGAATATATGGACTAAGGCCAAGGTTCAGCCCGGTGAAACTGGGCTGCAGCTCACACGACGAaaggtttatttaaatattttatcgaTTTATGAGGAATGGCTTTGCAATAGAAAGAAACGTCTGATCGCTAAGACACAGACCCAGCCGAAGTGATGGTGATTTTTAACGGTAATGAAGATGATAATGAGCCTTATACGACTTGATTGGAAGtgagattttgtttattgaatggTCATTTCCAACTTCGATCGATGTGTTTGTGTGATGTTGAGCGGCATCTGCACGGACCGTATTGTCTTAGCAGTGCAATTTACATTCAGTTGATTAGTCAATTTGAATACGTAATGACGAACGGGCTCTGGGGTTGGTCGAACTGAAAGTGAGGAAAAAGTTCGACTGTGCTATAAAATCGACACTCGCTGAGTAGAATACACAACATCTACTAATTTGTTATTGTTGCGACTAAACCCCGAAAGCCGTGATTTGTTAATGGATCTCAGTTTTATTGCGGCGTGGCCGGTTCGGTGCAATTGAAttcaaatctaataaattgatgCTCAATTACGGCTCATAGAGAGTAACTAAGGCACGTGAACAAAATATTTGTAGATTCGAGAGTTTATTGTTGAATTGAGATTTGAAAGTTTATTGTTGAATTTGGTTCAAATTTCTGAGACCAATGAATAATTTGTGTGACTCGAATGGAATAGCGTCCATGAAATTGAAGGATTTgggttcacctgtcataagacgagtttagtacaattccatttaattctactacgttttgttatcttgatTTGGGTTACCATTGCAACAATAAAGTTCTCATGCTTATTATCATAtgggcgtaactgcattgatcgatttctcttcgtcgatgttatCTTTTTATTTATGTGGCGAATTGCGGTAGTATGCTGAATATTTTATTGTTATGTGTGATAAAGGTTGATtgcatcttgcaccagaatcaaccATCACGATTGTAGcctttgaaacaattgagttattaacaaaacaaaaaatcgaataaGAGAAACCGATCAATATAGTTAAGCCCCAATGATTCTAAGCGATTTTATCATAGACTAACGATAATATTCGCGACCAAATTGCAGCCAATTTAGATAAAGAAGTTTTCCGATGTTTCACAAGTTTGATTACCGAATAAGCCACAAAATCGTATTTGGGAGTGATAGAAAATCAgtaattcggcaccaacatttcaaaagggcgaaactgcttttgtaaacaagccCTTCTCacgtctttttcttctttttcaatggctctatattccaactggaacttggcctgcttttcaacttggatcttgtgtggcaagtacaatggatagactatgcccagggagtcgagaatatgtcccacccgaaaacatcctagacaggaccacgaatcgaactcgccatctccggattgacaatcctacgcatttgctcgcaaggctactggagaccccttcTTACGTCactggtgggctaatttgtggccacccacgcaatccatgTAATCAGTGGTGTTGAATTGCGTGGGTGGGTTCGAATTAATCCACCTGCGCGCAGCGATGTAAAAagatcttgtttacaaaagcagttttgcTCTTTCGAAATGTTAGTGCCGAATTATCAGATATTTTATGAACATTTGGTCTAAATATGACTCAATTCGAAATGTAGTTCATTTtagcttaattttgaaatatgaTGTACGGTGGACTTGAGCGTTCTTTCCAAGTTTGTCTAACTACCCAAGTAGCACCTGCAACTTACtcccaataaaaaaataaacagaaaTGTTGTACATGAATTATATACTTGTTTCAACTGTAACTTTGAGTTTAGATTCAGTTATACTAAAGTTCTACATGTTTTGGGTTTTGGAAAgtcatatttctgaaagtttttcatttGCATCTTATGTATGACTTAAATAAAACAGCAACAGAATGTTTGATATAATTGCGTTAGATCGAGACCTCTTTATAACCTTCTGCTTGGTGTTCAAAAATAGGCCTTCAGAACACGGATTCCGCATTTTTGGTACGAATAGTCAatgattttgtaaaacatatttttcttaCCTTTAAAAATTTGTTGGCAATAATATGAATAATGTCCATCACCACACAGCGAGAGCAAATAAATCgtaaaatcacaattttagtttgaaAGTTATATTGTTTTTAGTTGCAACTTGGAAGAGTTGTTTATAACTGTATGGTT
The nucleotide sequence above comes from Armigeres subalbatus isolate Guangzhou_Male chromosome 3, GZ_Asu_2, whole genome shotgun sequence. Encoded proteins:
- the LOC134223874 gene encoding toll-like receptor Tollo; protein product: MIYSTMDFLKSLLFLTLVASIAARSTLMSRMDIAPKGCKWQRVFDENAEDENTVTTVLSCKLKTIGGTDTLMRNLSSYQIERINSLKLECSDILFFESSLEANQHSGAFLGSLKRLRDLKIEYCKIKYVPSMVLSTLRDLRSLSLRTHNTDWSAMNLEFHPESFRGLTELKRLDLADNNIWSLPTDVFCPLFSLRQLNLTKNRLTDISQLGFSDWGNGPTAPGKACNTGLEVLDLSYNDILTLPDNGLSSLRSLNILLLQDNLMNSLADRSFVGLGSLKVLNMSSNKLVALPPELFQSPRELRQIYLQNNSLSVLAPGLLEGLDRLEILDLSRNELTSEWINRDTFAGLKRLVVLDISFNSLTKIDRHVFRELYSLQVLNLESNLIETIADNAFSDLKNLVALTLSNNKLKRIDQHHFSELYVLNQLYIESNVIESMHPRALENLTNLNDLNLNDNRLTEIPEGLGKLRFLKSLDFGKNRIVTVYNASFEGLEQLLGLRLVENRITNISRDAFVTLSSLHVLNLASNQIRHIDQSAFSSNPTIRAIRLDNNELEDISGVFTSLPALVFLNVSDNQIRNFDYSHLPPSLEWLDMHQNNITELGNYYDLNNLQIKMLDVSFNRLVSVDNKNIPDSIETLFLNNNILEEVAAGTFLNKKNLEKVVLYGNYIKKLEIGALALTRVGDDRDMPQFYIGDNPIHCDCTMEWLQGINKLSHKRQHARVMDLDTVMCTMEHERGASIRPLMDLNTHDFLCQYETHCFATCHCCDFDACDCKMTCPDRCSCYHDHTWKTNIVDCGNADYTEVPEHIPMDATTIYLDGNDLKQLGSHQFIGKKKLEVLYLNNSNIANVHNRTFNGIPSLRVLHLENNYIEELRGFEFDQLTNLNELYLDHNKIGYVGDKAFENLKFLEVINLSDNKISGFSPWQALTAASETGSLRQVSLEGNRWKCDCESLHKLQRWIRDVSGDFDIDRMICSDNRVVGDVISSCESRMEFDNEVAPPAVHRTVLMGHGLIGGGYVPLLAAIIVAIIGTALIVALACVFRQDVRLWAHAKYGVRLVKDPIIMASNQQDSDKLYDSYVVYSIHDNEFVGRLLGAELQHYGYSICLHHRDVHSNTFLSDSLQNAADASKKVILVVSMNFLQNEWSQPQFRVALQSVIENIRPAYRRHKIVVVLTAPVELVAMDPIMNLLIRTCTVACWGERKFWDKLRYALPDVNKDRTLKKLGDITRSPNLRYTPAPTALDQWCKISHPGVAMPVAVPQSTPSQSTCNTEDESSSASSQHYEAPQSHYNMSRSSASLGHVYSTIPETPQMGRNGRAYFV